In Picosynechococcus sp. PCC 7002, the following are encoded in one genomic region:
- a CDS encoding peptidoglycan-binding domain-containing protein encodes MDGNPWCAMFTSWVYAEAGFPLPKMQDGAPSGAAYCPYIEGYARRIGQWHKTPRPGDLALFHFGNRLAVHIGIVENISGAKFSSIEGNTSAASNANGGMVQRRSRNVSQCRGFYRPMDIQARTGKDAYYRLIRLRRPYMAGHDVREWQKQVNFWGISIEIDGIYGPESEKVCRTLQEKWGLEVDGVIGPITWERTFKPSREV; translated from the coding sequence ATGGACGGAAATCCATGGTGCGCGATGTTTACGAGCTGGGTTTATGCTGAGGCGGGTTTTCCCTTGCCGAAAATGCAGGACGGCGCCCCCAGCGGCGCGGCCTATTGCCCCTACATCGAAGGGTATGCGCGGCGGATCGGGCAATGGCACAAAACCCCACGGCCCGGAGATTTGGCGCTGTTTCATTTTGGCAATCGGTTGGCGGTTCACATTGGGATTGTTGAAAATATCTCAGGCGCAAAATTTAGCTCTATCGAGGGCAACACCTCAGCAGCCAGCAATGCCAATGGGGGCATGGTGCAAAGGCGATCGCGCAATGTCTCTCAGTGCCGGGGATTTTATCGGCCCATGGATATTCAGGCCCGCACAGGGAAGGATGCTTATTATCGGCTGATCCGGTTAAGACGCCCCTACATGGCAGGCCATGACGTGAGGGAGTGGCAAAAACAGGTAAATTTCTGGGGAATTTCTATCGAGATTGATGGAATTTACGGCCCGGAAAGTGAGAAAGTTTGCCGCACCTTACAAGAGAAATGGGGCCTTGAGGTGGACGGGGTGATCGGCCCAATTAC